TGGGACAACTGAAGGCAAAGCGAAGGAGCCTGTGGTcagccaggctctgggaccctacaCCTTAGGAGCTCCTCTAGACTTGGCTGATTGGACCAAGGGGCAGCTAGGTGTGGCCTCAGAAAATAAGGGTACTTGCTCTCCTCATACCGAAGCTGCTGTCCAGTCAAAGAGCCCCAGGACACCTTACTGCCGGCCTCTCATTGTGTGGAGCTGGTCACAGCAAAATTTGTTCATAGGCCATTTCACAGCGAAAATCTCCCCTGGTGACACTTCTCTCCTAGCAGCATGTTCACAGGGCCTGGGATGGACCACAGCCCATGTATTCCTCTGAGGGCAGCACTGGGTCACAACTAAGAGCCGTGCAACTGCATGCCAACAACCACCTCAATGGTGCCAAGCAGTGGGGACTGAAGAAAGGGCCCAGCCGTGCTCTGAAGCACCCCTCACTACTCCGGCTCTGCTCCCTGGTTAGAAGCCTGTGCCGACCAGTCAGTTTTActccactgctgctggcagagcgTTTGCAATGGGGTGAGGCTATAGCAGTGGGAAGTCCCCTCAGGACGCAGAGCTAGAATAAGGCTAAATAGAGCCTAGGTCCAACAAATCAGCCCCCTTACTCCACAGATCATCTCTCTCCTCTCCGTTTCCCCACCTCTCAAGCAGACGCCTCTTCCCAACTCCAATGGGTGAGCTCCTAGGTCCTTGATTTTCCTCCCAAGccaggcagcccagcccagcagccacCGCACCACCTCCTGCAGCTTTGACCCAACTCCCTACTGAGCCTGgacccactcccagccctgaggGCCCTGCCTAGCTCTGCCCCGATGGGGGCCTCTCCCAGGGAGACTTTTGGTGGCACTTACACTGATAGATCTGCAGGAAGGTGTCGGTGAGCTTGCTGGTGAAGATGGGCTCTGGCAGGTCGCGGAAATACTGCTTCAGCAGGTCAGCCACGTCGTAGGCCGACTGCCCTTCATAGTTTACATTGTCGGGGGAAGCTTCGTTCATGTGTCTGAGCACCTGGATCCGAGACTTCACCCCCGACTTCCGGAAAATGCCAATCTGCCCAGGAGAAGCGCAGAGTCCAACAGTCAGCCAAGGCAGCCCTGAGCTCCAGACGGAGTAACTAGCTCGGTCTCAGGCAGGTGCTGACAGCCCTCAGCTCAGCCTCTGCTACCCAGTGAGAAGCCAGGACACCCAGCTGGCCAGGGAGTCTCTGTGGTGCCCATCAGGAGACACCGTCCCAGCATGTCTGGGTTCCCCCATCCTGGGAAGGGGGCCCTGGGCAAAGGAAGGTTGAGGAGGCAACAATGCCTGAGAGGAAGGGTGTCAAGTCACTGACTAGGTAAAAGGTCATGGGCTCCACTCCCCACACGATGGCAAGAACATTGTTGCCCTTCCTGAGATGCTCGCTGCTGTGTGCGGGCTGGGCCAGGGCACCCAGGTGAGGCACCTGGTTTAGCAGGCAGAGACTGGATGACCAAAAGAACAAGCCCCAGTTTGCTGCAGTGCCCCAAAGCTCATTACCACCTTGCTGGCCTTCCAACCAGCCCACACCCCTTCAAGCTTCCCCTCAGCGACAGGTCCATACCCCAGTCTGCTGTGCTGGTGGACGAGGCAGGGGTACCAGCAGGGGCTGACACTGGTTCCTTAAATAAAGTGCACTCTTCCTGCCCATTGAGAGGGATGCAGGGCTGCGGAGCTAcactggagcccagggcaggggctgtgggcaAAGGCAGTGAAGCTGTACACAGTTCTAACGCTGCAGTACGCTCCTATGGCAAGCAACTCTGTATCTCCCCCTCACGGCAATCTGAATGCATTGGGGTTAAGGAGCAGCACCCTACGGAGTTAAGCCAGTGGGGCCAAAGCGAGAGGTTGCCTCCATCACTCATGCACCCTGACAGAGACACAGAGATCCCCAGAAAGTGAGCACCCTGATTACCATGGCTGCATCTACTGCAGGGCTCTGGCCATGCTGAGAGGACCCAGCCAGCTGACACAAGGTGAAATGAGGgtgggtgagctgtgggcaagtGAATGGGAGGTCAGGGTTGTACTGCAGATGGCTGGTCCTCACCTGGTCCAGGCACTGGCTGCGGATGTGGCGCATGGCCTGCTGGATGCTCTGCGGCAGAGGCTGCCCTGTCCTCTGCATGTTGATGATTGGCGGGACCCCAAAGACCATTTTGTCCCTGTAGTCGGGGGCTTTGCTCCTCTTCATGAACTTGGGGACAGTCCTGTGAGATGGGGACAGGGGGCAGACAGGCCAGTCAGAACAACCACCATTTGCCCGGGGCAGAAGCTCACAGCAGCAAgaaggaggtgaggtggggacaCACATGCGTACACCACGTGCACATACACGTGCACGCATGTACACCTCATGTCCATGCATGCACGCCCATGTGCACACATGCCATATGCACCCCCTCATGTGCATGCACTCATATATTTACATACCATATGCAGGGATGCACACATGCAGCATATGCATACATGTACACATGGTGTGTGCACACACtcacatgcatgcatgcacacatgagCGCATAACCACATGCTCACACGCAAACAACTCTACCTTGTACAGATACTCTCAGGTACAAaagaacccccgccccccagtagTCTgttgtgtttctacagcaccatcccaaagtgcttcacaaacaatcCGTTcagcactgctgaaatgcagtcatttctggggtggaaggcaggggccaggggaacTGCCTACAGCAAACTCCTACAGGGAGCCCAAGGCAATGTTCCATGTGCATGCAGAGCAAAGAGGGCTTCCCCCTtcatcccccaacacacacactcacactcacacgcacactctctctctctgccacaggAGGATGAAAGGCTGAGTCAACTCTGCTGGGATCTGAAGCTCTGGTTTCAGGGAGCTCATGCGTGGCCCCACTCAATCATGCCCTgcagcttcccttccccacccccatttcgcCCACACTCACCAAGCCCAGGCCTGCTTGTGGGGCACAGAGTGCTTCTCCATGATGGCAGTGAGGCGAAGCAGTGAGCACTTCTGCAGCAGGTTGAGCTGAGCAGAGGACTGACGGTTGATCTCCAAGGAGGCAGAGTTCAAGCTGGGACGATGGGAGTTCTGGAAACTGTGCCAGCGTAGCTTCCTGCAGGGGACAGCGGGGTGAGGGAGCAAAAGGTCACACTGGCAGCCATGTCACTTCCCCAGGGGAGGAAGACGCCTGCTTCCCACACTGCCCAGTGCTCCTGAGAGCTGAGCAGGGGTCCAGCAGAAGTAGCACCCTCATGCCACCTCCTCCAGCAGGGACTGGAATACAAACTACCCTAGGCCATGGGAGGGATGGACCCATTACAGTGTCCAAAGCTGCCCTCCCGTGCAATACAAACACAGCAGGGGCATTTCCTTTGAGAGCCCCAATGCTGTGGTTACTGGTCTGCTGAGCCTGGGGATTTAGAGACCTGCTGTCctggggagcaatgggggcaCTGGGTGGAGGGCAGTGGCATTTTCTTTTGCTTCCCGGAGCTACACCTTCCCCCGGTGAAGTACACAACACTGGCAGTAACAAAGAACCCCGCTATCTACCCAACCCTACCGCAGCAAAATCACAATGCTCTAGGGCCACCATCCAGCTCATCAGTAACAAGGGATCCTGATTTCCACAAGTCTGtactgggtctctctctctctctctctctctctctctctctttttttttttttttgcataggacaggggcagaggggcctggcccagcagcagcaggaggagcagcctcccacctccctccaggccagagggctacagcAAAGCAGTCCTGTTGGGATCTAGGAAGTGGGCGGGCACTGCTAAAGGACCGCCCCCCAGCCTAAGGGAGGATCCACAGGTCCGGGATTCCAAATGATTGCAGGGGACAACTAAAGAGATaacaggaacgggagtgaggtcacagggctaaacgaagggaacctgacacgaacaccaagcagagaaccccggacagtgcccactgctcctcgaaggcggcCTCATGGAAGGGCCTAGACTCCTATCTAGCCATCCCGCCAGGTCTTTACATCACAGCCAGCCCCAGGGTATCAGTGTCTGGGAGAGAGACGCAAGCCTGCAGGTCTTTCACAGAACCCCACATTTGCTTTGCGTGGGAGGCTGTTGTGTTCAGATAGTGGGAAGCAACACCACAATTTGACCCTGTCTCATCACTGTGAAATCAGGGTGACACAAATACCCCGAGTCAATGCTTACTTTCAGCAGAACGAAGGAAATCAAACACCCTGACTGACTCGCTGTAGGGAGCTTGCTGGTGAGCTCTGACCCTGCTGAACTTTCCCAAGTCCATGTTGTTCTGAAAGGCCCTGGACATTCACCAATACACTGGCATAAATCTCCAAGCACAGGGGTGGGAGTGACTTTCCCTGCTGACTTGAATGGGTCTAAATCCCCACCCATCAATCACCTACCAGCAGAGGAGTTACCATCCACTATCTAAACGTGCAGGCGCCAGTTAACTTAGGGCAAGTGGGAAGCTGAGCAGATGCCAGAGCTTTTCAGAGGGATTTTCATACCAGGCAAACTACCCCACTTGAGCCTGTTTAACAGCAAATCCATGGACAGTAACTCCCTGATTTCATAACTAATAATTTTAAGTCAATGTGGCAAAGCACATCCGGGGGGCAAGGGGGTGGAACCGGGTCTGTGTGTGACACAACAAACATGCCCATATTAATGTTGCCTTCAAACTGGCAGTAGTGAAGGGTAGATGAGCATACAGGTCCCTCTGAATGCTCCTGGTGCTTGCTTCAGGCCACTAGAGGGCACCAGAGACTCAAGCGGTGTTCACCCGCTGCCCTTAGAGACCCAAACTAAGTCTCACACAGTGCAGCGGCTCCTGGAGCAACTGCTTCTGAACAGGGTCTTCATTTGTTCCACGCTGGCTCAGTCCCGGCAAAAGCAATAGCGTACACAGATGGCACACTCACAATGTCTGTCACCTACACCAACGCCAGCCTGCCTCGGAGACCAACATCACCGTgacattccctcctctcccaagTGCTAGTGGCCCAGCGGAGCTGTGCAATAAGCAAACGCCAGGGTTTATCCAGGAGATGATTTTAGATCTAGAGTCTCCAAAGGGTCTCCCAGAAGAAGTAGAGCCCCTCACACTGTTCTCTAGTGGCCTCTCAGGATTGATCTACATACGAGCAACACTGAGGCATCGGACAGGGCTTGCTCCCAGTTCTGGGGGAGACTGGAATGCAAACCGCCAGCAGAGGCCTGTGAGCACCCTCCCAAAGGAAAAGCCTGGTGGCGACTAGGGGCCAGCTGGTTGCGCCTGTAGAAAGTCAGCCCCAAGACTAAACTCTCCACCTGCCACACACCTGctgttaaagggacactgagCTGCCAGGGACAGCGGTGTCTGAGGGGAGTTGTGCCTAGACCTGAGCTCAGTGACGCTTCCAACCCACTTACCTGCAAGGTCTGGTGAGGGACGCTCCTACACCTGAATCCCTGCGCTCTCTCATCTCGATCTCCTCCACCTCATTCAAGGAGTTGCCTGTGCTGTCGAAGTCGCTGGCAGAGGTGCCCACGTCAGATATGGACTGCTCTTCCAAGTTCAGGTTGGAGTGGAAGGTGGGCTCCCCTCCTGAGTCcgtctcctcctccccttccccctctccctcctcatcCAGGTTGAGGCTGAGCGCCTTAGACCAGAGCTCCACCTTCCGCTGCAGCCCCCAGACGTCCTGCAAGATGTCATCGAGATTTTTGTAGCTCACCTCCCCATCCACGCTGAAGAAGTCTTCGCTGCTGCCAAACTCGGGCACGTTGTCATACACGCTTGTCTGGCTGCCCACGGAACTGCATGAGCCCCGCCTCGGCCGGCACGCAAAGCCCCGTGGCGAGGGGTcgtccatgctgctgctgctgccgccctcTCCACACCCCGAAAGCCCCACCGCTTTGTTCCCAGCTTTCCAGTTGGCCAAAGGGCTGCCATCGAGAGGACACAAGCTTTCGATGGAGAGAGATTTGGGGAAAGTCCCCGGCTTGTGGTCCCCAGGGAGGTGGATCAGGCAGTCACCCTGGTACACGTGCCGGTGGCACAGTtctccagcagcccagctggTGCTATTTTTCAGAGCCGTTTCATAGTCCTCCAGATAGACCGCACCGCATCTCAGGTCAGAGCCTGGCTTCCTCTCACCCGAGTTTGACATGCCATTAGTCCTATAGCCCACCGAGAGAAAGTGTTTGTTGCCATGGAAAGAGGAGGACGTGGCTCTTCTGGGGGAGGTGGTCATGGCAGCAGTAAGCTCCCCATTGCCATTCACAGAGTCCCACCCTGGTTTGGTCACTGTCCTGCCACTAGTGCCATCCTTCGCTTTAGAGTCAGATTTCTCTTTGTCCTTCCTTCGGAAAGACTCTATCCTTTTTAGGAAGCTGAGGGACCTCCGCGTCTTGGACTTTTCCTTAGAACTCCCACTCTGGTTTGGGGATTGGTCTGTCACGAAGTGGTCGCTCAAGCTCTGGCTGGATTTGGTGATGTTTGGAGAGTCCTGGCTGGGTGACCCGTCAGGCAGGGTGGCCACAATGCCAACTGTGCCAGCAGTGCTGCCCGTGCTGGTATTGCTGTGGAGCGAAGTGGCTTCCAGACTGGCACTGGGGTCCGTAAGGATGCTCTCACGGCTGGATGTCTGCCGCATGGTGGAATTCAGCACCTCTGGACTGTGGGAGAGAAAGTCGACAGAGCCAATTCTGGACCACCTTTTGCTGTCCCTCTGGAAGGCCCATCGGTCGCTGATGGCACAAAGATCTTCTTCCTCTGAGTCTTCATTCTAAACCAAGAATAAGGATCACAGAGTAAGACACAATCAGCTGGGTCAGCCAGTCTGACCACCCTCCCCTGGAGTTTTGCATGTCTACTCACACCCACCAACCACAGCTAGGGTAGGGGAATTTACAGTTGCATAACCATATCTTCTCTTGATGTGGACATGTGCTATGTACAATACACTTTATGAGACCCAGCAAGCTCACTCCACCTTCTATGCAATTGCTTTTCATAGGAGAGAGATAAAAGATCCATTAAGTCTCATTCTGTCCATTCTCTGGGGGCTAGCGCAGGGTAGCTCTCTACAGTACATTCCTGAGGGCTCTGTCCATACTAGTTCTAAATGTTTCATATGGTGGATCCAGCCAGTTCACAGGGTTACGAAGCAGGGGGAAAACACCATCCCACGCAAACAGACTCCAGAATTGGTAATAGTGTCCTGAtgctctgcctgtctcctcctGCCAGGACAGGTGGCACACTGGAGAAGCGGCTCAGCAGAAGCACACCGTACTGTTGTCCATTAGAAAGCACTGTCCCTGCCATGCAGCCAATCCCAGAGCCTTTAGACTTAGAACAGAGGGTTCCTTGCCACACAATGGACTGAGTCCTACAAAGAACAGACTGCTCCACTGTAACTGAACcaaagggggaggggacagacGGAAGCTGTTGCTTTCTAGATACACTTGCTAGTATGAAAAGGGTTTCTGGGGCCACAGGTCAGGTGCTGGGACAGAATGGCTCATGGCCTTGCCAAGCCAACATACAAATCAGAGATCAGGTGAAGCTTGTCTTTTGGTGTCCCCAGGAGTTGCTACAGAATATAAGCTTTCACTTCAAACATTTAAGCCTCTGTTAGACCTGCAAGAATGATGCAGCTGGGCTGACTTACTGTAGCTGAATTAAAGGGCCCTTTGCTGTagactggggtggaggggggagggacagcaaaATTGTGAACTTCCACCACACTCATCTAAATAGGGTGTTCACTCTGAAACCCAATGATGGCAGCTTAAATATTAATCATGGTCAACTATTTCACCGCTGATCCTTTTATCAGAAACATCACACTACCATGGGGCTAACGGTAGCTATCGGGATGGAGGGCTGGTTTTCAATACAGCAGCACCTGCCTAAACACAAATTTGGAGCAAGATGTGCATATAAATAGCAGCTTCCATTCCTTTAATACCAACTGTAGTACATCACACACACACGAGCCATTATTTATCATTTATTGAGGGAAATATGGAGGCCACAAAGTTTCCTGCTAACAGGACCAGAGGACTTTATTGTTCCCTATCTAAAACCAGGATATTCAACTTCCTGTTAAGGATTCTAGAGAGTGTTGTCCaacacagaggttctcaaactgggaggcaCGCCCCCTGAAGGGGGCAGAATGTATTCTGGGGGGGCATGAGAAgacactctgccttcagagctgggtggctggagagcgatGGCTGCAGGCTGGGCAGCCAGTTCCGAAGACAGCTCCATCGCCAGTAGCAGTGGAGAAGTAACGATGGCAATGCCATGCCGTACCacctgctgctggcggcggctctgccttcagagctgggcagccatatatgtacttgtgtggcaggagcaggagggagagagagcataaactactacagacacaaagaagggaggCGCGATCAAATACGTTTGAGATCCACTGGTCCAAGAAGCATTTCCTGTAGTAAGGAGCAGTATCATTAGAGTCACCACCAGAAAGCACTCAAAACACCATGTGTACGTATCCCCACACTGTAGCGACCAAGCACATCATGTACGCTACAGTAGGAAAATTAAAGCAATTTATTGTAAGACCTGGTCCAAAAATAGGGGGGAAATGGGCCGATATATTTTAACTGTTTCCTATCAAAAGTcaatatttacaaaaatattcaGCAAAACTGTGAACAGTTCCAGTTAAGTGGTAAGAATAGCTCCCCGGCAATCACGCTGCTTTGGTGGTGAGGTAGGGTATGTTCGGAGTTAACAGTAGCAATGCCTTCTGAAGAGGGAATGCAAGGGCAAATAGCTACCACCAAAACCTGTATTGGGATTACAGTTTTGGGGACAGCTGTGACATTTCTCCCAGCCCACATACTGATTTCTTGATCTGGTCAGTCACGCAACATTTTTACTAATTCCTATTAGATTTATCCCCAAACGCCATTGTCCTAGTGACAATCTCCTCTATCTGTggcatttctatttttaatatagCTACCTCACTGTTTCTGCACTCGGTGAAACTAGCGCAAATAGCTTGAAGCTATCCACCCGGCCCTGGCCCCCTTTCCaccttcattttctttctcttgttTGTGTTCTGCAGAACCAGAGATCCGGACACTGGAACAATGTTCCAAAACCATGACCCCCTTCCTGCAATTCTGCAGGACAGGTGAGAATCTTTGGCACTAAGGTGCAGAGCCTACAGCCGCCACAgagtgcaggtgggaatggaAAATATGAAACCACAATAAACAATGTTTTAAGAAAAGCATTTTATTGTCTGAGACACATGGGTAAATTTTATTCCCCCCTGAGGGAAACTCCCCTCTGGGGTTATGTTTCCTCACTAATCCATTCTGCCAGACATTTGCTCAAGGAAATCCCCTTCTAGTTCACGTTTAATGGCATGGCACTGCATTAGGGCTGGCCTGGAAGCAGCTGCAACCAGACCCTACTAATGGTTACCATATGAGATATCTGCAGTAAGTCTCCTGGTGATGGGAGCTCACCACAAATCAGGGGCCTAAGTTCAAATCTGGATGAGCTCATGAAACGGGCTTGCTGAAGCAGCTTCTCCAATGGTCGGAATGGTTACAATTTGGATCTCATAATGGTTACACTGAAACTTGACAAATGGGAATACAGAACTGGCCATGGACAAATACAGGCATTCAGCagaacaaaccaacaaacaaaggAGGcggggagggaaaagaaaaaaaaaatcagggttcTTCCCCTGTGAAATCCTCCCTGTGACATCAGGAGCAGGATGACAAAAATAGATATTAATATATGGGAAGCAAAAGCAATGCTGGCAGGACCCCAGATAGCACAGTTTAAAAAGCCAGCCAAAGCCACTTGTCCCTGGTGATCTGCTAGAGCAGGGTTCTCAAACA
Above is a window of Natator depressus isolate rNatDep1 chromosome 9, rNatDep2.hap1, whole genome shotgun sequence DNA encoding:
- the STARD8 gene encoding stAR-related lipid transfer protein 8 isoform X5, coding for MTLNTCASMKLEVHFQRKQNEDSEEEDLCAISDRWAFQRDSKRWSRIGSVDFLSHSPEVLNSTMRQTSSRESILTDPSASLEATSLHSNTSTGSTAGTVGIVATLPDGSPSQDSPNITKSSQSLSDHFVTDQSPNQSGSSKEKSKTRRSLSFLKRIESFRRKDKEKSDSKAKDGTSGRTVTKPGWDSVNGNGELTAAMTTSPRRATSSSFHGNKHFLSVGYRTNGMSNSGERKPGSDLRCGAVYLEDYETALKNSTSWAAGELCHRHVYQGDCLIHLPGDHKPGTFPKSLSIESLCPLDGSPLANWKAGNKAVGLSGCGEGGSSSSMDDPSPRGFACRPRRGSCSSVGSQTSVYDNVPEFGSSEDFFSVDGEVSYKNLDDILQDVWGLQRKVELWSKALSLNLDEEGEGEGEEETDSGGEPTFHSNLNLEEQSISDVGTSASDFDSTGNSLNEVEEIEMRERRDSGVGASLTRPCRKLRWHSFQNSHRPSLNSASLEINRQSSAQLNLLQKCSLLRLTAIMEKHSVPHKQAWAWTVPKFMKRSKAPDYRDKMVFGVPPIINMQRTGQPLPQSIQQAMRHIRSQCLDQIGIFRKSGVKSRIQVLRHMNEASPDNVNYEGQSAYDVADLLKQYFRDLPEPIFTSKLTDTFLQIYQFVPKEQRLQAVQAAIILMPDENREVLQTLLYFLSDIASAEENQMTSGNLAVCLAPSIFHLNVSKKESTSPRMIQKRGTIGKPDQKDLNENMAATQGLSHMITDCKKLFQIPPDMMLQLGNSYVAADAHPLSLAELLSHSLQGEGKDVQAYLEDNVQNLLKESSERFKGWLSTAGPQNTELSCKKVGDGHPLRLWKVSTEMKAPPYMVLQRVLRERHFWDEDLLQGEVIEALDKNMEVYHYVTDSMAPHPRRDFIVLRKWHTDLLRGACLLVSMSLEHEKLQVEGGVRAVVLTSQYLIEPCGLGQSKVTHVCRADLRGRSPEWYSKVFGQLCAMELARIRESFSVLNPCGPETKI